One window of Bacteroidota bacterium genomic DNA carries:
- a CDS encoding ATP-binding cassette domain-containing protein — MPVLTLHDVSLSLGGPRLLDSTGLVLDDGERVCLVGRNGTGKSTLLRIIAGQVAPDEGEVRLRSGARVAYLTQAAPEAPGLTVFDVIAEGLPEGFDRHANAHRVEALCSQMDLDPQARYDDGSGGMRRRTRLARALVAEPDLLLLDEPTNHLDLDAITWLEGFLKRWSGTLLFVTHDRAFLRALATRIVELDRGVLKSYPGNYDTFLQRRDELLEIEAREQAQFDKKLAEEEAWIRRGIKARRTRNEGRVRALKAMRDERAARRETVGEVQAEISTASRSGKRVIVANDIAYAWPAAEGEALPVVRVFSTTIQRGDKVGLIGPNGAGKTTLLRLLLGTLNPDAGTVEHGTNLEVAYFDQHRDVLDDTMTVEQAVTDGMTDTVQVNGQPVHVMSYLKRFLFEPKRAREAVGVLSGGERARLLLARLFARPSNVLVLDEPTNDLDLETLDLLEDLLGEYPGTVLLVSHDRAFLDNVVSSTFAFEGDGIVNEYVGGYADWLRQKQRQQQRKAEASKPKQPTSTSNGKPRGGKTKLSYKEQRELDALPSQIETLEVEQGEIHAAMALPDFYTQGPDVYETTQKRLTELSGELEAAYERWDELETLQTELEAARA, encoded by the coding sequence ATGCCCGTCCTCACGCTCCACGACGTTTCGCTGAGCCTAGGCGGTCCGCGCCTCCTCGACAGCACGGGGCTGGTCCTCGACGACGGCGAGCGCGTGTGCCTTGTCGGGCGCAACGGGACGGGCAAATCGACGCTGCTGCGGATCATCGCTGGGCAGGTCGCGCCGGACGAGGGCGAGGTGCGGCTGCGCTCCGGCGCGCGGGTCGCCTACCTGACGCAGGCCGCACCTGAAGCGCCTGGACTGACGGTGTTCGACGTAATTGCCGAGGGCCTGCCCGAGGGCTTCGACCGGCACGCGAACGCGCACCGCGTGGAGGCGCTGTGCTCGCAGATGGACCTCGACCCGCAGGCGCGCTACGACGATGGCTCGGGCGGCATGCGGCGCCGCACCCGCCTCGCTCGCGCCCTCGTCGCCGAGCCCGACCTCCTCCTCCTCGACGAGCCGACGAACCACCTCGATCTCGACGCGATCACGTGGCTGGAGGGCTTCCTGAAGCGCTGGAGCGGCACGCTGCTCTTCGTCACGCACGACCGCGCCTTTCTTCGAGCACTCGCCACGCGCATCGTCGAGCTGGACCGAGGTGTGCTCAAGAGCTATCCGGGCAACTACGACACGTTCCTCCAGCGTCGCGACGAGCTGCTTGAGATCGAGGCGCGCGAGCAGGCGCAGTTCGACAAAAAGCTCGCCGAGGAAGAGGCGTGGATCCGGCGCGGTATCAAGGCACGTCGGACGCGCAACGAGGGCCGCGTGCGCGCGCTCAAGGCCATGCGTGACGAGCGCGCCGCCCGCCGCGAGACCGTCGGCGAGGTGCAGGCCGAAATCAGCACCGCGAGCCGCTCCGGCAAGCGCGTCATCGTGGCGAATGACATCGCCTACGCCTGGCCCGCTGCCGAAGGCGAAGCGCTGCCCGTCGTCCGCGTTTTCTCGACGACGATCCAGCGCGGCGACAAGGTCGGGCTTATCGGCCCCAACGGCGCAGGCAAGACCACGCTCCTGCGGCTGCTCCTCGGTACACTCAATCCCGATGCTGGCACCGTCGAACACGGTACCAATCTCGAAGTGGCCTACTTCGACCAGCACCGCGATGTGCTAGACGACACGATGACGGTCGAGCAAGCCGTCACCGACGGTATGACCGACACGGTGCAGGTCAACGGGCAGCCCGTCCACGTGATGAGCTACCTCAAGCGATTTCTGTTCGAACCGAAGCGCGCCCGCGAGGCCGTTGGTGTGCTGTCGGGTGGCGAGCGAGCCCGGCTGCTCCTCGCCCGCCTCTTCGCGCGGCCCTCGAATGTCCTCGTCCTCGACGAGCCCACGAACGACCTCGACTTGGAGACGCTCGACCTCCTCGAAGACCTCCTCGGAGAGTATCCCGGCACCGTCCTCCTTGTCAGCCACGACCGCGCGTTCCTCGACAACGTCGTCTCCTCCACGTTTGCCTTCGAGGGCGACGGCATCGTGAACGAGTACGTAGGCGGCTACGCGGATTGGTTGCGACAGAAGCAGCGACAGCAGCAGCGCAAGGCTGAAGCCTCCAAGCCAAAACAGCCCACTTCGACCTCGAACGGCAAGCCGCGTGGCGGCAAGACGAAGCTGTCATACAAAGAGCAGCGCGAACTCGACGCGCTTCCGAGCCAGATCGAGACGCTCGAAGTGGAGCAGGGCGAGATCCACGCGGCGATGGCTCTGCCTGACTTCTACACGCAGGGACCGGACGTCTACGAGACGACACAGAAACGGCTCACCGAGCTCTCAGGCGAGCTAGAGGCCGCCTACGAGCGTTGGGACGAGCTCGAAACGTTGCAGACCGAACTGGAAGCCGCTCGGGCTTGA
- a CDS encoding ADP-ribosylglycohydrolase family protein encodes MPSTSLSPDRVRGALLGTAIGDALGMPIEHLSHQNVRLYYKGIKEYRADEKRGELDAGQWTGDTQRMLALARVLADSATRGGHRERLRGALNELLPHARRWEPGLLEALQQATTFAAPSNGAAVTMAPLGAWLSKAESVDEDKKSDLVPLMSATHSHPASVAAAYGHAFAVRAALLAEADSFNVDAFWEAVHAETLAVERSSGDTDTSVSDRLAALRDNLDDFPLDLQDACGGTGVHASESWPFALAMFARNPHLPETTLLSAINVGGDANSVGALCGALLGALNGADAFPQAWHDGLEARDQILAVADALMR; translated from the coding sequence ATGCCCTCGACCTCGCTCTCCCCCGACCGCGTGCGCGGCGCGCTGCTCGGCACCGCCATCGGCGATGCGCTCGGCATGCCCATCGAGCACCTGAGTCACCAAAACGTGCGGCTCTACTACAAGGGCATCAAAGAATACCGCGCCGACGAGAAGCGCGGTGAACTCGACGCCGGACAGTGGACGGGCGATACGCAGCGCATGCTTGCCCTCGCCCGCGTATTGGCAGACTCCGCCACGCGAGGAGGGCATCGAGAGCGTCTTCGAGGAGCACTGAACGAACTGCTCCCCCACGCGCGGCGCTGGGAGCCGGGTCTGCTGGAGGCGTTGCAGCAGGCAACGACGTTCGCGGCCCCGTCGAATGGGGCAGCAGTCACGATGGCTCCGCTCGGTGCATGGCTGTCGAAAGCAGAATCCGTGGACGAGGACAAAAAATCCGATCTCGTCCCATTGATGAGCGCGACGCACAGTCATCCCGCATCCGTGGCTGCCGCCTACGGGCACGCCTTCGCCGTCCGAGCAGCGCTGCTGGCAGAGGCAGACTCCTTCAACGTGGATGCGTTCTGGGAGGCCGTTCATGCCGAGACGCTCGCTGTCGAGCGAAGCTCCGGCGACACCGACACCTCGGTCTCAGACCGACTCGCCGCGCTTCGGGATAATCTCGACGACTTCCCGCTCGATCTCCAGGACGCGTGCGGTGGGACGGGGGTGCACGCCAGCGAGTCGTGGCCGTTCGCCCTCGCCATGTTTGCGCGCAACCCACACCTGCCCGAGACCACGCTCCTGTCCGCGATCAACGTCGGCGGCGACGCAAACTCGGTGGGCGCGCTGTGCGGGGCGCTACTCGGCGCGCTCAACGGCGCCGACGCGTTCCCGCAAGCCTGGCACGACGGCCTCGAAGCCCGCGACCAGATCCTCGCGGTGGCCGATGCGCTGATGCGTTAA
- the murB gene encoding UDP-N-acetylmuramate dehydrogenase — MPAPKAALRTALVDRFGPDRVQQNVRLAPLTTFKIGGPADLFLEARTADELADAITLARTSAVQYFLLGLGANILVGDLGFRGLVIRNAATHVTLDEAQHRLTAESGAIVYPNLIKTAVGAGLSGLEHYVGIPSTVGGALWQNLHFLSPDRSRTMFIEEVLLEADLLTEEGERKTVGVDYFEYGYDDSILHHRDDLVLSATFQLAPHDEATMREIMAANLDWRQKRHPPLDTEPSAGSIFQKIEGVGAGRLIDWCGLKGCRIGGAMVTHRHANIFINQGITEGRTIDRGGATARDVRHLITHVQTVVEREQGYRIQPEIKFVGDFGDLPGMYPKNWADSDGFTGGLPPGGHTDAHTEGVGR; from the coding sequence ATGCCCGCCCCCAAAGCCGCCCTTCGCACTGCCCTCGTAGATCGCTTCGGTCCGGACCGCGTTCAGCAGAACGTCCGGCTCGCACCGCTTACCACGTTCAAGATCGGCGGTCCGGCCGACCTCTTCCTCGAAGCACGCACCGCCGACGAACTCGCCGACGCGATCACGTTGGCCCGCACATCGGCGGTCCAGTATTTCCTCCTCGGACTCGGCGCCAACATTCTCGTGGGCGACCTCGGCTTTCGTGGCCTTGTCATCCGCAACGCGGCCACGCACGTCACCCTGGACGAAGCGCAGCACCGTCTCACAGCAGAAAGCGGCGCCATCGTCTACCCGAATCTCATCAAGACGGCCGTGGGCGCTGGGCTGTCGGGCCTGGAACACTATGTGGGCATCCCATCGACGGTGGGCGGCGCGCTGTGGCAAAATCTGCACTTCCTCTCCCCCGACCGCTCGCGGACGATGTTCATCGAGGAGGTGCTGCTCGAAGCCGACCTGCTCACGGAGGAGGGCGAGCGCAAGACCGTCGGTGTGGACTACTTCGAGTACGGCTACGACGACTCGATCCTCCACCACCGCGACGACCTCGTGCTCTCCGCTACGTTTCAACTCGCGCCACACGACGAGGCCACAATGCGCGAGATCATGGCGGCCAACCTCGACTGGAGGCAGAAGCGGCACCCACCGCTCGATACCGAGCCGAGCGCGGGCAGCATTTTCCAGAAAATTGAGGGCGTTGGCGCGGGGCGGCTCATCGACTGGTGCGGGCTCAAGGGCTGCCGGATCGGGGGCGCGATGGTGACGCACCGGCACGCGAACATCTTCATCAACCAAGGCATCACCGAGGGCCGCACCATCGATCGCGGAGGCGCCACCGCCCGCGACGTGCGGCACCTCATCACGCATGTGCAGACGGTCGTCGAGCGCGAGCAGGGCTACCGCATTCAGCCCGAGATCAAATTCGTCGGCGACTTCGGCGACCTCCCCGGCATGTACCCGAAGAACTGGGCCGACTCCGACGGCTTTACGGGAGGCCTCCCCCCTGGCGGTCACACCGACGCCCACACCGAGGGCGTCGGGCGATAG
- a CDS encoding prohibitin family protein produces the protein MANPYPNLTRTAGRYGVVALFVFILLVIAAGCMTASVGSGEQGVKVSLLSGTNLERSFGEGFHIFWPWESMTIYDVTLKNRDEKVEVLSSNGLEIAMDVSVRYRPDLANLPQLHVTFGRDYYEDLIQPEIRSESRAAVGRFTPEELYSTRRDELQQQITSRLSETADSVFIDIDAVLIRDVELPQQIRSAIENKLEEEQRVEQTRLSIQVAEQEANRKRVEAQGQADYQRIITESLSDRFLQFEGIQATRQLAESPNAKVVVVGGGDSGLPLILGDN, from the coding sequence ATGGCCAACCCGTATCCCAACCTCACGCGCACCGCCGGCCGCTACGGCGTCGTAGCGCTCTTCGTCTTCATCCTTCTCGTCATCGCAGCGGGCTGCATGACCGCCTCCGTGGGCTCGGGCGAGCAGGGCGTCAAGGTGAGCCTGCTCTCCGGTACCAATCTCGAACGCAGCTTCGGTGAGGGCTTTCACATCTTCTGGCCGTGGGAGAGCATGACGATCTACGACGTGACGCTTAAAAACCGTGACGAGAAGGTGGAGGTGCTCTCCTCCAACGGCCTCGAAATCGCCATGGACGTGTCCGTTCGCTACCGCCCAGACCTCGCGAATCTCCCGCAACTCCACGTCACCTTCGGGCGCGATTACTACGAGGACCTCATCCAGCCGGAGATCCGCTCGGAGTCGCGCGCAGCCGTCGGTCGCTTTACGCCGGAGGAACTCTACTCGACGCGCCGCGACGAACTCCAGCAGCAGATCACGAGCCGCCTCTCCGAAACCGCTGACTCGGTGTTCATCGACATCGACGCGGTACTGATCCGTGACGTGGAATTACCCCAGCAGATCCGCTCGGCCATCGAGAACAAGCTCGAAGAGGAGCAGCGCGTGGAGCAGACCCGGCTCTCGATCCAGGTCGCCGAGCAGGAGGCCAACCGGAAGCGCGTTGAGGCACAAGGCCAGGCCGATTACCAGCGCATCATCACGGAGTCGCTCTCGGATCGCTTCCTCCAGTTCGAGGGCATCCAGGCCACCCGCCAACTCGCCGAGTCACCCAATGCGAAAGTTGTGGTCGTTGGTGGTGGGGATAGTGGCCTCCCGCTCATCTTGGGCGACAACTAG
- a CDS encoding MGMT family protein, producing MAERAPSDFFRRVWAVVAQIPRGRVTTYGHIARHIGTGQSGMAVGWALKAVACSDDPLAVPCHRVVNRNGVLVGRRHFPTPDFMAERLLAEDVAFVDDDQVDLAAHLWDPAEETTLNDS from the coding sequence GTGGCTGAACGCGCCCCTTCTGACTTTTTCCGCAGGGTCTGGGCTGTCGTGGCCCAGATTCCACGTGGGCGCGTGACGACCTACGGGCACATCGCACGGCACATCGGCACGGGGCAGTCCGGCATGGCCGTCGGCTGGGCGCTCAAGGCGGTCGCCTGCTCCGACGACCCGCTCGCAGTGCCGTGCCACCGCGTCGTGAACCGCAACGGCGTCCTCGTCGGGCGGCGGCACTTCCCCACGCCCGACTTTATGGCCGAACGGCTGCTCGCAGAGGACGTCGCCTTCGTGGACGACGATCAGGTTGACCTCGCCGCGCACCTCTGGGACCCCGCCGAGGAGACGACACTGAACGACTCCTAG
- the aroA gene encoding 3-phosphoshikimate 1-carboxyvinyltransferase yields the protein MTISVEPVPAIAGSVTLPADKSISHRAALFAAMAEGESEIVGFSDAADPHSTLDCLRALGVEITEVDGSLRVNSRGLRGWRAAAGPLDCSNSGTTMRLIAGLLAGQRFGSTLIGDASLSVRPMARIATPLREMGAEIIMTDGHAPLTIRPRRLIGTTYALPMASAQVKSCVLLAGHLADGTTTVIEPVPTRDHTERLLGLDTMDIGGVRHVSVEGGQTVQPGLWVVPRDVSASAFFLVAASILENATLEMASVGLNPTRSAVIDVLRAMGADIRITNEREHNREPLADLRVYAPSSGLVGIELGGAIIANLIDEIPILAVAAALADGPTTISDAGELRVKETDRIMATAAMLRAFGVEVIEREDGLTIHGRGRTLLRGGRTIESFHDHRIAMAAGVAALAADAPTTIRDADTARISFPTFWDELDAMAGGQIVSNALS from the coding sequence ATGACCATCTCCGTTGAGCCGGTCCCCGCCATCGCAGGGTCGGTCACGCTGCCTGCCGACAAGTCGATATCGCACCGGGCGGCGCTGTTCGCGGCGATGGCCGAGGGCGAAAGCGAGATCGTTGGGTTCTCCGATGCTGCCGACCCGCACAGCACGCTCGACTGCCTGCGCGCGCTGGGCGTCGAGATCACGGAGGTGGACGGTAGCCTGAGGGTCAACAGCCGAGGCCTGCGCGGCTGGCGCGCGGCGGCGGGTCCGCTCGACTGCAGCAACTCGGGCACGACCATGCGGCTCATTGCGGGGTTGCTCGCCGGGCAGCGCTTCGGGAGCACCCTCATCGGCGATGCCTCCCTCTCCGTGCGACCCATGGCGCGCATCGCCACTCCGCTCCGGGAGATGGGCGCGGAGATCATCATGACCGACGGTCATGCGCCGCTGACCATCCGCCCCCGGCGGCTCATCGGTACGACCTACGCACTGCCCATGGCCTCGGCGCAGGTAAAATCGTGCGTGCTTCTTGCTGGCCACCTCGCCGATGGCACGACGACCGTGATCGAGCCTGTGCCCACGCGGGACCACACGGAGCGCCTACTGGGGCTCGACACGATGGACATCGGCGGCGTGCGGCATGTCTCCGTCGAAGGCGGCCAGACGGTGCAGCCCGGTCTTTGGGTCGTCCCGCGCGACGTCTCGGCGTCGGCGTTCTTCCTCGTCGCGGCATCGATCCTGGAGAACGCGACGCTGGAGATGGCGAGCGTAGGCCTCAATCCGACCCGATCGGCGGTCATCGACGTACTCCGTGCGATGGGTGCAGACATCCGCATTACGAACGAGCGGGAGCACAACCGCGAGCCACTCGCCGACCTCCGTGTCTACGCGCCATCCAGCGGTCTCGTCGGGATCGAGCTCGGCGGCGCGATCATCGCCAACCTTATCGACGAAATCCCGATCCTCGCCGTAGCCGCTGCGCTCGCCGACGGCCCCACCACCATCAGCGACGCGGGCGAGTTGCGCGTCAAGGAGACTGATCGCATCATGGCGACCGCCGCGATGTTGCGCGCCTTCGGGGTCGAGGTCATCGAACGCGAGGACGGCCTGACGATCCACGGACGCGGACGCACGCTCCTGCGAGGCGGGCGGACCATCGAGAGCTTCCACGACCACCGCATCGCGATGGCCGCGGGTGTCGCTGCACTTGCTGCCGACGCGCCGACGACGATCCGGGACGCTGACACCGCCCGCATCTCGTTCCCCACGTTCTGGGACGAACTCGACGCCATGGCCGGTGGCCAGATCGTGAGCAACGCGCTCAGCTAG
- the add gene encoding adenosine deaminase, protein MTLTKDDLRAWPKAELHCHLDGSLRLSTMLELAEEFGKMDLLPASTEADLERELLKVDASATLEEYLAWFGYSIPLMQTRDALRRIAYELAEDAAAENVRYLEVRYGPILHTEEGLTLDAVNDAVLTGLSDAEADFGIKTGVIVCGLRDRFESASLQQAELAVRYKGRGVLGFDLAGGERGNPADMHGAAFHLARKQLLNITVHAGESFGPVSIRQALFKCGAHRIGHGVTLREDPDLMRFFVDRQIPLEVCPTSNVQTKVVPSYEEHPVSEYVRAGVPVTANTDNRLFSRTTMTDELWLLHTRCGLTVEELREVTLNGFRHAFLHYEEKQALVEEAEAELLGLAIGDF, encoded by the coding sequence GTGACGCTGACCAAAGACGACCTCCGCGCCTGGCCTAAGGCCGAACTCCACTGCCACCTCGACGGCTCGCTCCGCCTCTCCACGATGCTGGAATTGGCTGAGGAGTTTGGCAAGATGGACCTTCTCCCCGCTTCCACCGAAGCCGACCTGGAACGCGAACTCCTGAAGGTGGATGCCTCGGCGACGCTGGAAGAGTACCTCGCCTGGTTCGGCTACTCGATCCCGCTCATGCAGACGCGCGACGCGCTCCGGCGCATCGCCTACGAGTTGGCTGAGGACGCCGCGGCCGAGAACGTGCGCTACCTCGAAGTGCGCTACGGCCCGATCCTGCATACGGAGGAAGGCCTCACGCTCGATGCCGTCAACGACGCCGTCCTCACGGGGCTGAGCGATGCCGAGGCCGACTTCGGCATCAAGACCGGCGTGATCGTATGCGGCCTGCGCGACCGCTTCGAGAGCGCCTCTCTCCAGCAGGCCGAGCTTGCCGTGCGCTACAAAGGCCGCGGCGTACTCGGCTTCGACCTCGCTGGCGGCGAGCGCGGCAACCCGGCCGACATGCACGGCGCGGCGTTCCACCTCGCCCGCAAACAGCTCCTGAACATCACCGTGCACGCAGGCGAGTCGTTCGGCCCTGTCTCGATCCGACAGGCACTCTTCAAATGCGGCGCGCACCGAATCGGGCATGGCGTCACGTTGCGCGAGGACCCGGACCTGATGCGCTTCTTCGTGGACCGGCAGATCCCGCTCGAAGTCTGCCCGACGTCGAACGTGCAAACGAAAGTGGTCCCGAGCTACGAGGAGCACCCCGTCTCGGAGTACGTTCGGGCAGGCGTCCCGGTCACGGCGAACACCGACAACCGCCTCTTCAGCCGCACGACCATGACGGACGAGTTGTGGCTCCTCCACACGCGCTGCGGCCTGACCGTCGAGGAGTTGCGCGAGGTCACGCTCAACGGCTTCCGCCACGCCTTCCTCCACTATGAGGAAAAGCAAGCGCTCGTCGAAGAGGCCGAAGCCGAGCTCTTGGGCCTGGCGATTGGGGATTTCTGA
- a CDS encoding sigma-70 family RNA polymerase sigma factor — MADALDVTQLLHAYSGGNRDAFDDLFAQVYDELRRLARYHLRQERSNHTLSTTALVHEAYIKLVRQENAQWQNRAHFYAVASQAMRRLLISHARKRNAQKRGGDVARVTLNEHLVEGAMQDDQLLALDEALSRLEQLSPRQSRVVECRFFGGLSVEETAAALSISEATVKRDWRVAKAWLFRELRESDG; from the coding sequence ATGGCGGATGCCCTCGACGTCACACAGCTGTTGCACGCCTACTCCGGCGGCAACCGTGATGCGTTCGACGACCTCTTCGCGCAGGTCTACGACGAACTCCGGCGCCTCGCGCGCTACCACCTCCGGCAGGAGCGGAGCAACCATACGCTCTCGACGACGGCGCTCGTCCACGAGGCATACATCAAGCTCGTCCGGCAGGAGAACGCGCAGTGGCAGAACCGCGCGCACTTCTACGCGGTCGCGTCGCAAGCCATGCGGCGGCTGCTGATCTCGCACGCCCGCAAGCGCAACGCCCAGAAGCGCGGCGGCGACGTGGCGCGCGTTACGCTCAACGAGCACCTCGTGGAAGGCGCGATGCAGGACGACCAATTGCTCGCCCTCGACGAGGCGCTCTCGCGGTTGGAACAGCTGAGCCCCCGACAGAGCCGTGTGGTGGAATGCCGCTTCTTCGGCGGGCTCTCGGTTGAGGAGACCGCGGCGGCGCTCAGCATTTCCGAGGCGACAGTCAAACGCGACTGGCGGGTAGCGAAGGCGTGGCTCTTCCGCGAGCTACGGGAGTCGGACGGCTGA
- a CDS encoding HAD hydrolase-like protein, which produces MLLLFDIDGTLLNGNGIGRRCVEAALSEVVGRPVSAEGVPFSGKTDPQCLRDVYTANDIGATDALIADGLERYVATMHATATVDTITVLPGVPALVEQLRVDERVQLALLTGNVEAMAYLKVGFLGYDRATFPFGAFGSDSEARNDLPAIAAERGQAHASRAYAPDEVVIIGDTPRDIACARHFGARAIAVSTGRFDADTLAEHEPDALLPDLLDPDAFWDALR; this is translated from the coding sequence ATGCTCCTCCTCTTCGACATCGACGGCACCCTTCTGAACGGCAACGGCATCGGGCGGCGGTGCGTGGAAGCGGCACTCAGCGAGGTTGTTGGGCGGCCTGTATCTGCGGAGGGCGTGCCGTTCTCGGGCAAGACTGACCCGCAGTGCCTCCGCGATGTCTACACCGCCAACGATATCGGTGCTACGGATGCGCTGATCGCGGACGGGCTGGAGCGCTACGTCGCCACCATGCACGCGACGGCGACGGTGGACACGATCACGGTGCTGCCGGGCGTCCCGGCGCTCGTCGAGCAGTTGCGCGTCGACGAGCGCGTGCAGCTCGCGCTGCTGACCGGGAACGTCGAGGCGATGGCCTACCTCAAAGTCGGCTTTCTTGGCTATGATCGCGCGACGTTCCCCTTCGGCGCGTTCGGCAGCGACAGCGAGGCGCGCAACGACCTTCCGGCCATCGCCGCCGAGCGCGGACAGGCCCACGCCAGCCGAGCGTATGCCCCCGACGAGGTCGTCATCATCGGCGACACGCCGCGCGACATCGCCTGCGCTCGGCACTTCGGCGCGCGCGCCATCGCCGTGTCTACGGGCCGCTTCGACGCCGACACCCTCGCTGAACACGAGCCGGACGCGCTGCTGCCCGATCTCCTTGATCCGGATGCATTCTGGGACGCCTTGCGATAG